One stretch of Nocardioides perillae DNA includes these proteins:
- a CDS encoding TIGR03089 family protein, whose protein sequence is MTSPATPPSTTPATFAELLADLLRGDAGRPLVTAYDEASGERVELSVTTYANWVAKTASLLVEECDLERGRRLRIELPTHWLAPVFLGAAWSVGLVAELADATDGADATDAAVGAPDAVVCGPAGLERWRAEARRLPVVASALLPLGVRFPEPPGDGVRDFGAEVWAQPDAFVPWDPPTGDDEALPGTTQAELWRQASAGTLLGDGGRLLSDEPPASPRGLPCFTESLVKGGSLVLVAGADQARLDALAAQERATARAGQPPRS, encoded by the coding sequence GTGACCTCCCCCGCCACCCCGCCGTCGACCACCCCCGCCACCTTCGCCGAGCTCCTCGCCGACCTGCTGCGCGGTGACGCGGGCCGACCGCTCGTCACGGCGTACGACGAGGCGAGCGGCGAGCGCGTCGAGCTCTCGGTGACCACCTACGCCAACTGGGTCGCGAAGACCGCCTCCCTGCTGGTCGAGGAGTGCGACCTGGAGCGGGGGCGCCGGCTGCGCATCGAGCTGCCGACGCACTGGCTGGCCCCGGTCTTCCTCGGGGCCGCCTGGAGCGTCGGGCTGGTCGCCGAGCTCGCCGACGCCACCGACGGCGCCGACGCCACCGACGCCGCCGTGGGGGCGCCCGACGCCGTCGTGTGCGGCCCCGCGGGGCTCGAGCGCTGGCGCGCGGAGGCCCGGCGGCTGCCGGTGGTGGCCTCGGCGCTGCTCCCGCTCGGGGTGCGCTTCCCCGAGCCGCCGGGCGACGGGGTGCGCGACTTCGGCGCCGAGGTGTGGGCGCAGCCCGACGCCTTCGTGCCGTGGGACCCGCCGACCGGCGACGACGAGGCCCTGCCGGGCACCACCCAGGCCGAGCTGTGGCGGCAGGCCTCCGCCGGCACCCTGCTGGGCGACGGCGGGCGGCTGCTGAGCGACGAGCCGCCGGCGTCCCCCCGCGGCCTGCCGTGCTTCACCGAGTCGCTGGTGAAGGGCGGCTCGCTCGTGCTCGTGGCGGGCGCCGACCAGGCCCGGCTCGACGCCCTCGCCGCCCAGGAGCGGGCCACCGCCCGCGCGGGTCAGCCGCCCAGGTCGTAG
- a CDS encoding ABC transporter ATP-binding protein, whose protein sequence is MTTYIEVEHATKSFRMQYHKSLKQIALARARGMKTHDRFAAVDDVSFTVEGGESIGVMGLNGSGKSTLLKLISGVMVPDSGTVLTRGRIAGLIATGAGFQPQLSGRDNLWLNAAILGMSEAETRRKLDDIVEFADLGKFLDTPVTYYSSGMRARLGFAVAIHVDSDIFIADEALAVGDRPFKRKCKAKMRELRESGTTIFFVSHAAGAVREMCDRVLVLEKGRLTYDGDVEGGIKHLHYDEGDDGDDDELEGGD, encoded by the coding sequence GTGACCACCTACATCGAGGTGGAGCACGCCACCAAGTCCTTCCGCATGCAGTACCACAAGTCCCTCAAGCAGATCGCGCTCGCGCGGGCCCGGGGGATGAAGACGCACGACCGCTTCGCCGCGGTCGACGACGTGTCGTTCACCGTCGAGGGCGGCGAGTCGATCGGCGTCATGGGCCTCAACGGCTCGGGCAAGTCGACGCTGCTCAAGCTCATCAGCGGCGTGATGGTGCCCGACAGCGGCACTGTGCTCACGCGCGGCCGGATCGCCGGGCTCATCGCCACGGGGGCGGGCTTCCAGCCGCAGCTCAGCGGGCGCGACAACCTCTGGCTCAACGCCGCGATCCTGGGGATGTCCGAGGCCGAGACGCGCCGCAAGCTCGACGACATCGTGGAGTTCGCCGACCTCGGCAAGTTCCTCGACACCCCGGTGACCTACTACAGCTCCGGGATGCGGGCCCGTCTCGGCTTCGCCGTCGCGATCCACGTCGACTCCGACATCTTCATCGCCGACGAGGCGCTGGCGGTCGGCGACCGGCCGTTCAAGCGCAAGTGCAAGGCCAAGATGCGCGAGCTGCGCGAGAGCGGCACGACGATCTTCTTCGTCAGCCACGCCGCGGGTGCGGTGCGGGAGATGTGCGACCGGGTCCTCGTGCTGGAGAAGGGCCGGCTGACCTACGACGGCGACGTCGAGGGCGGCATCAAGCACCTGCACTACGACGAGGGCGACGACGGCGACGACGACGAGCTCGAGGGCGGCGACTGA
- a CDS encoding ABC transporter permease, with translation MAEAALPPLSPPAATSGLLEVVRRRYLLRLLVRRAIDSRYQGTALGWTWSYLQPFVRFCMFYFLFQVFIGRGSGVENFAIHLFSGMVLVHFFTETFNGGTKSLVSNRGLIVKLPMPRELFPVSSMLVALWHTGPMLVILTVASALAGWRPDPVGLLAGLMGFALIGVLGLALSLFFSVANVFFRDFGKVVQTLTQFTTFSVPMIYPFTFVEQRFGAAAEYYLLNPVAEAVLLIQRCFWTGTNSDPSTAVDVHLPDDLFARGGIMLGVSALLLLLAQLWFMRYEKQVPERL, from the coding sequence ATGGCTGAGGCCGCCCTCCCGCCGCTCTCGCCCCCTGCGGCGACCAGCGGTCTGCTCGAGGTCGTGCGCCGCCGCTACCTGCTGCGGTTGCTGGTGCGGCGCGCGATCGACTCGCGCTACCAGGGCACGGCGCTGGGCTGGACGTGGAGCTACCTGCAGCCGTTCGTGCGGTTCTGCATGTTCTACTTCCTCTTCCAGGTCTTCATCGGCCGCGGCAGCGGCGTCGAGAACTTCGCCATCCACCTCTTCTCGGGGATGGTCCTGGTGCACTTCTTCACCGAGACCTTCAACGGTGGCACGAAGTCGCTCGTCAGCAACCGCGGGCTGATCGTCAAGCTGCCGATGCCGCGCGAGCTCTTCCCCGTGTCCTCGATGCTGGTGGCGCTGTGGCACACCGGCCCGATGCTGGTGATCCTCACCGTCGCCAGCGCGCTGGCGGGGTGGCGACCCGACCCGGTCGGGCTGCTCGCGGGCCTCATGGGCTTCGCGCTCATCGGCGTGCTGGGCCTGGCGCTCTCCCTCTTCTTCAGCGTCGCCAACGTCTTCTTCCGCGACTTCGGGAAGGTCGTGCAGACGCTGACGCAGTTCACCACCTTCAGCGTGCCGATGATCTACCCCTTCACCTTCGTCGAGCAGCGCTTCGGCGCGGCCGCCGAGTACTACCTGCTCAACCCCGTCGCCGAGGCGGTGCTGCTGATCCAGCGGTGCTTCTGGACCGGCACCAACAGCGACCCGAGCACCGCCGTCGACGTGCACCTGCCGGACGACCTCTTCGCCCGCGGCGGGATCATGCTCGGGGTCAGCGCGCTGCTGCTGCTGCTCGCGCAGCTGTGGTTCATGCGCTACGAGAAGCAGGTCCCGGAGCGCCTGTGA
- a CDS encoding FG-GAP-like repeat-containing protein gives MRSRASQPHRPTDHPTALSAGRSRFVTATQQGLALAVVLAVLAPAASVLSLEVVGTVPGTAPATVPTVPATAPAAPAAPAAEPTAQVEQEEVEAVVREVQVTPDDEPGQPAEPEQSPEQSPEPPAQPVEPERVVSAPETVEGYGTVGVTWDPAEQLEEEDLTVEVRTRDAAGEWTGWTALEYHDEHGPTPGTPEAANARPGTEPLVVGAVEDVQVRASGEVPDDLRLAVIEPGESEGTVEEAPALDTGAVAAPAPGSEDAIVLQAGQTAPRPQIFSRAQWGADERMRSGSPSYGTISGGFVHHTVNANDYTRAEVPGIIRSIYAYHTRSRGWSDVGYNFLVDRFGRIWEGRAGGVSRPVIGAHTLNYNGDSFAGSAIGNFDVVRPSDAVLQAFGSLMAWKLSLHGVDPQDRSVSINGRTFQAINGHRDAGSTACPGRYLYERLGTIRTYAGRAMTGEPAPTPTPTPTPTPTPEPEPEPTPPPTPTVTPSQVDSDLAGTAYPDLVVRRAEDGRGMVLPTGGLVSFGGSAVLSRSGWSGRTALAAPDLTGDGRVDLVSFAASGAAQVRRGLPRGGFGALWRVVPGTRGHQLVTPVGDVDGDGRGDLVARHRGRLVTFRQVATGTFRARALPVGARGYSQLAAAGDVTGDGRPDLWARGASGKLFLHRGLGAGRFATRVAVAGATTTYTRVVGGLDHTGDGLPDLVGQRSDGSLDLLPVRPGGALGPAAGPVRGPASLSSLSGAGQLTGGPAPDLLAVRSDGALVALPNRGTFDLGRPVDTGQSFDAGDLVLNAGDFTGDGHGDVLLRRKVGTLWLYRGDGTGRLADPVWVGGKGNFAGATELRATGDVSGDGLPDVIGRTSAGQLTVWPGAGAKALGKGYAVKVAGGSGSGAGNPAARTGYDLVVAVSDLQRRGPADLVVRDAAGALFRLDGTASGYAAPRYLGDAPGYDLGG, from the coding sequence ATGCGTTCCCGCGCCTCTCAGCCCCACCGACCGACGGACCACCCGACCGCGCTGAGCGCCGGTCGGTCGCGGTTCGTCACCGCGACCCAGCAGGGCCTCGCGCTCGCGGTGGTGCTGGCCGTGCTCGCGCCGGCGGCGAGCGTGCTGTCGCTCGAGGTCGTCGGCACGGTGCCCGGCACCGCCCCGGCCACGGTGCCGACCGTGCCGGCCACCGCCCCTGCCGCTCCCGCCGCGCCGGCCGCCGAGCCGACAGCGCAGGTGGAGCAGGAGGAGGTCGAGGCGGTCGTCCGCGAGGTGCAGGTGACGCCCGACGACGAGCCCGGCCAGCCCGCCGAGCCCGAGCAGTCGCCCGAGCAGTCGCCCGAGCCGCCCGCCCAGCCGGTCGAGCCCGAGCGCGTCGTGTCCGCGCCCGAGACCGTCGAGGGCTACGGCACGGTCGGCGTCACCTGGGATCCCGCGGAGCAGCTCGAGGAGGAGGACCTCACCGTCGAGGTGCGCACCCGCGACGCCGCGGGGGAGTGGACCGGGTGGACGGCGCTGGAGTACCACGACGAGCACGGCCCGACGCCCGGCACGCCCGAGGCGGCGAACGCGCGACCCGGCACCGAGCCCCTGGTGGTCGGCGCCGTCGAGGACGTGCAGGTGCGCGCCTCCGGCGAGGTCCCCGACGACCTGCGCCTCGCGGTGATCGAGCCCGGTGAGTCGGAGGGCACGGTGGAGGAGGCCCCGGCGCTCGACACCGGCGCCGTCGCGGCGCCCGCGCCCGGCAGCGAGGACGCGATCGTGCTGCAGGCCGGCCAGACCGCCCCGCGGCCGCAGATCTTCTCCCGCGCGCAGTGGGGGGCCGACGAGCGGATGCGCAGCGGCAGCCCGAGCTACGGCACGATCAGCGGCGGCTTCGTCCACCACACGGTGAACGCCAACGACTACACCCGCGCCGAGGTGCCGGGGATCATCCGCAGCATCTACGCCTACCACACCCGCTCGCGCGGCTGGAGCGACGTCGGCTACAACTTCCTCGTCGACCGCTTCGGCCGGATCTGGGAGGGGCGCGCAGGCGGCGTCTCGCGCCCGGTCATCGGGGCGCACACCCTGAACTACAACGGCGACTCCTTCGCCGGCTCCGCGATCGGCAACTTCGACGTCGTGCGGCCCAGCGACGCCGTGCTGCAGGCCTTCGGCTCGCTGATGGCGTGGAAGCTCAGCCTCCACGGCGTCGACCCGCAGGACCGGTCGGTGAGCATCAACGGGCGCACCTTCCAGGCGATCAACGGCCACCGCGACGCGGGCTCCACCGCCTGCCCGGGCCGCTACCTCTACGAGCGGCTCGGCACGATCCGCACCTACGCCGGCCGGGCGATGACCGGCGAGCCCGCGCCGACCCCGACCCCCACCCCGACGCCGACGCCGACCCCCGAGCCGGAGCCGGAGCCGACCCCGCCGCCCACCCCCACCGTCACCCCCAGCCAGGTCGACTCCGACCTCGCCGGCACGGCGTACCCGGACCTCGTGGTGCGGCGTGCGGAGGACGGTCGCGGCATGGTGCTGCCGACCGGTGGCCTGGTGTCCTTCGGCGGCTCCGCGGTGCTGAGCCGCAGCGGCTGGTCGGGCCGCACCGCGCTGGCCGCGCCCGACCTCACCGGCGACGGTCGCGTGGACCTCGTCTCCTTCGCCGCGAGCGGTGCGGCGCAGGTGCGCCGCGGTCTGCCGCGCGGTGGCTTCGGCGCCCTCTGGCGCGTCGTCCCGGGCACGCGGGGCCACCAGCTGGTGACGCCGGTCGGTGACGTCGACGGGGACGGTCGGGGAGACCTGGTCGCCCGCCACCGCGGGAGGCTCGTGACCTTCCGCCAGGTCGCGACCGGCACCTTCCGAGCCCGCGCCCTGCCCGTGGGTGCACGGGGCTACTCCCAGCTCGCCGCGGCCGGCGACGTCACGGGCGACGGCCGCCCCGACCTGTGGGCCCGCGGCGCCTCGGGCAAGCTCTTCCTGCACCGCGGCCTGGGTGCCGGGCGGTTCGCGACCCGGGTGGCCGTCGCGGGCGCGACGACCACCTACACCCGTGTCGTCGGCGGTCTCGACCACACCGGTGACGGGCTCCCGGACCTCGTCGGCCAGCGCTCCGACGGCAGCCTCGACCTGCTCCCCGTGCGCCCCGGCGGCGCGCTGGGCCCCGCCGCCGGCCCGGTCCGCGGCCCGGCGTCGCTGTCCTCGCTCTCGGGCGCGGGGCAGCTCACGGGCGGGCCGGCCCCCGACCTGCTGGCGGTGCGCTCCGACGGTGCCCTCGTCGCGCTGCCCAACCGCGGCACCTTCGACCTCGGGCGCCCGGTGGACACCGGCCAGTCCTTCGACGCCGGTGACCTCGTCCTCAACGCCGGCGACTTCACCGGCGACGGCCACGGCGACGTGCTGCTGCGGCGCAAGGTCGGCACGCTGTGGCTCTACCGCGGTGACGGCACCGGGCGCCTCGCCGACCCGGTCTGGGTGGGCGGCAAGGGCAACTTCGCCGGCGCCACCGAGCTGCGGGCGACCGGCGACGTGAGCGGCGACGGGCTGCCCGACGTGATCGGCCGCACGTCGGCCGGCCAGCTGACCGTCTGGCCGGGCGCCGGGGCGAAGGCGCTCGGCAAGGGCTACGCCGTGAAGGTGGCGGGCGGGTCCGGGTCGGGCGCGGGGAACCCCGCGGCCCGCACCGGCTACGACCTCGTCGTCGCCGTCAGCGACCTGCAGCGGCGCGGCCCGGCCGACCTGGTGGTGCGCGACGCGGCCGGAGCCCTCTTCCGCCTCGACGGCACCGCGTCCGGCTACGCCGCGCCGCGCTACCTCGGCGACGCGCCGGGCTACGACCTGGGCGGCTGA
- a CDS encoding mannose-1-phosphate guanylyltransferase: MPDRPLDGHPDGDPDRDPDGDPDGPLPHLHAVVPAGGAGTRLWPLSRRAAPKFLLDLTGSGRTLLQATVDRLAPLVEDRVLVVTGRAHEAAVREQLPGLPPGAVVAEPSARDSMAAIGLAAALLERRDPDAVMGSFAADHVITEPDAFRRCVRDAVAVAEEGWLVTLGIAPSHPATGFGYVEVGEPLGSGAPGRHAVAFVEKPPLELARGYVAGGRHRWNAGMFVVRPGVLLDLLADSDPGFARDLRAVAAGIEAGDDEVLERAWPDLPRIALDHAVAEPAAAAGRVAVVPGAFPWDDVGDVDSLATLLGAGDVEPGAGPVVLGDAALVRAVEASGLVVPGSGRTVAVVGLDDVVVVDTPDAVLVTSRARAQQVKAVVDALRAAGRDDLT, encoded by the coding sequence ATGCCTGACCGCCCCCTCGACGGCCATCCCGACGGCGACCCCGACCGTGACCCCGACGGCGACCCCGACGGCCCGCTGCCGCACCTCCACGCCGTCGTGCCGGCCGGCGGCGCCGGGACCCGGCTGTGGCCGCTCTCGCGGCGCGCCGCCCCGAAGTTCCTGCTCGACCTCACCGGCAGCGGACGCACGCTGCTGCAGGCCACGGTCGACCGGCTCGCACCGCTGGTCGAGGACCGCGTGCTCGTCGTGACGGGCCGGGCGCACGAGGCCGCGGTGCGGGAGCAGCTGCCGGGGCTGCCCCCGGGTGCCGTCGTCGCGGAGCCGTCGGCCCGCGACTCCATGGCCGCGATCGGGCTGGCCGCGGCCCTGCTCGAGCGCCGCGACCCCGACGCGGTGATGGGCTCCTTCGCCGCCGACCACGTCATCACCGAGCCCGACGCCTTCCGCCGCTGCGTGCGCGACGCGGTCGCGGTCGCCGAGGAGGGCTGGCTCGTGACGCTCGGCATCGCCCCCAGCCACCCCGCCACCGGCTTCGGCTACGTCGAGGTCGGCGAGCCGCTCGGCTCGGGCGCTCCCGGGCGCCACGCGGTGGCCTTCGTCGAGAAGCCGCCGCTGGAGTTGGCGCGCGGCTACGTCGCCGGCGGGCGCCACCGGTGGAACGCCGGCATGTTCGTCGTGCGCCCCGGCGTGCTGCTCGACCTGCTCGCCGACTCCGACCCCGGCTTCGCCCGCGACCTGCGGGCGGTCGCCGCCGGGATCGAGGCCGGCGACGACGAGGTGCTCGAGCGCGCCTGGCCCGACCTGCCGAGGATCGCGCTCGACCACGCGGTCGCCGAGCCCGCGGCCGCCGCCGGGCGGGTCGCGGTCGTGCCGGGGGCGTTCCCCTGGGACGACGTGGGCGACGTCGACTCACTCGCCACCCTGCTGGGCGCCGGCGACGTCGAGCCCGGCGCCGGCCCGGTCGTGCTGGGCGACGCCGCGCTCGTGCGGGCCGTCGAGGCCTCGGGCCTCGTGGTGCCCGGCTCAGGCCGCACCGTCGCCGTCGTGGGCCTCGACGACGTGGTCGTCGTGGACACCCCCGACGCGGTGCTGGTGACCTCCCGCGCCCGTGCCCAGCAGGTCAAGGCCGTCGTCGACGCCCTGCGCGCGGCCGGGCGCGACGACCTGACCTGA